acacactgtagtttaaaatatttattagttaaatatttgataatagtatacataatatttttcctGTGCAGGGTTAATCAAGAAATCTCTTAACATATCACAACAATATATAAAGGCATCATAATATTCAAAACaacaagaggaaaaaaaatccaaaatattTCGCATGAATTACGTAAATAAGGTAgaggatatatatattatgtattattttatgttcGTTTTACAAGAGATCTTCATTTGTTATAAAATGAAGATCTCTTATTGAACAATGATAAATATACTACTCTATataatttaatgtaaaaattaaGTCAAATGAGGTtccaaaaagagaaatatttgagAATACGGAACAACAACTTACTACAAAGACTAGATTGTAGAATTGAAGAAcaatacaaaataatgaaactAAAAAAGATCCATTTTTCTATGATTTAAATGGTTAATCATAGGAAACTATAAAACTATAATTCTTGACTTCCCACACTAAAAACCTAAAACAGAAGCATGACTATAAGACCAGCATGACTATAAGACCACATATGTCGACATAGAAATTTGGTGGAGAGGGGAAAAAGATTAATTTCTCCTGTCATTTTCCTCGTATTAGGTGGAAGTAGTAACAATTTGGTGTTCCTCAATACCCATGAAAATATCTTCATTCATGTGTACCTTTTCATTGCCATCACCTTTGTTCTGCACGACCGCAAAAAACATTTTGTTTTTGCTCCTGATTTCAAGTGGAGGCTTAGTTCCGATAATTGAAGAAGCAACATTTGTTGAATGCTTAATGCGCTtggacgacgatgatgatgcaTTAAAGATTGATTCTTTGGGGAAAATATTTATGCTTTTTGGAAGCTTGAATTTGGAATTATTTTTGAAGCTAGCAAGATATCTACGGCTCATGGGTGGATCATGATTGTGATCACCGGAACAAGATACAAAGAAAATGTTCTCATCCTTTGAGCTTTTCtcaatttgtttcttttcttcGCATTGTTTTGATGTGCTACACTTATAGTAATTCCTGTTATGCCATATGCACAAAGTAATAATTAGctttattcaaatattataagtgtatacaccattaataatttttactaCTTTTTGTTATGAAAATTGAGAACAGAAGGGAACATAACTTTAACATGAAAAAGGTTGGTGAGAGAGCAAACCTTGGAAATGGGGAAccttttatattcttttgacCATACTTGCGCCATGCCCATTTGTCATTTGTGAGTTCCTCTTGCGATAATTTATAGGTAAGCCTTATCGACTGATTTTTCCTGAATCAGAAGCActaaagtaaataattttaatatacaaGCATAAAATGTAATGAAGTGAGTGGTTACCTTGTTGTAGATTGGGTCAAAGGACTCTTCATAGAAGAAGCAAAATTAGGATGAATTTTAGCCCCTATATCGAGCTGTTGTTGTAGATCTATCCAttcttgttgtgttgtagtTGGTGGTACACATGACACCGTTGTTCGTGATTGAGGAACAACGATTTGTTGGAAAAATTGAACTGGTTGAATTGAATGTAAGTAGAATTGCTGGTTGCTAACCTGATCATATGATCTTTCCTGACGAGCTATTGAAAAATCTAAAGAAACACTTTCAGATGAACCATTAAAACTATTCATGCCAGGAGCCAAAACTCTGTCAAAATAATTCCAAACATGAGATGCTTTTAAACCTAATTTAGGAGCTACAACATTGTTAGATTTATTCATATTACAACTTCTTTCTATTTCACCTATATCCCAATGATCATTCTCCATTTTAgatcaatatataatgatatCTAGTTAAATGCAAAAAATGAAAACGAATTTATAGGATAAAGTAATGATGTTTTCTATAAAAGCAGAGATGGAATAGAAGATTCAAAGAGGGGAATGACTTATAGAGGAAGAAGATTAGAAAAAAGAACGTCTTAGTGAGCAAGAAATTATAAAtgtgatgaagaaagtgaagcTACATCACAACTTAAATAGGGAAGTATCTACCTACCACGCATGACCACATTTACTTTTTAGTTATTACAAAGTAAATAGTTTTTTCCATTTTAGACTGTATGAGAAGGGCGACAAAAtagtattcaaatataatttatgcGACAGAAgagaaatcaaataaattttatgtaccTTTTTTTTACatcataaaaaaacatatattataatatacaaGAAACTAATCAAAGTCTATGATATGACTCGAAATTTGATCGTAATGACGCTTACCGTAACCCTTTTGTAGGCAAgccaaaaactaaaatttactAAACATAAGAATATAACGATTGGAAGAAGAAACAAGAATAAACATACAAAGTAGGggcataaaataaaaaaataaacatgataCACAATATATAAAGATGCCTGAAAATGACAAAGAATGACAAAGTAGCATAAGAACTAAATCTCTAAACCTGGTGTCACTAGAACATGAAGAATTTAGTATAGAAGCTCTATACAAAAATGGACTAACGAATCAAAATGCAAAATACaagtaagtaaaaaatataaaaagcaGCAATTCTCCGGACGCTAGGAACTCACCATGATCCGAGTCAGTGACGATCCCGAGGAATTCAACACTAAGTGAGAGTGGCTCGTACTGGTAATTCTGTCAGGAAAAAGATTCAGAAATGTAGTATGAGTACTAAATCATAGTTTTCTCAATAGGTATCATGAGTAGACAGAGCTTAAAAAGATCAAATATATTAAGAGAAGTGATATACTATTAGTTTACAGTATTTTTGATATGTTTCACTTAGTGTTAGTGTGTGTCTTGGGTTATTTTGTTGTTGGAAATAATGATTCTATAAAATTCTTGTAGTAAATAAGTTCTGATGCGGTGGATTAGATAAGAGTTTAAAATTGCAGAATTGTCCAGTGACGGAGCGAACCACAGACAATTGGTTCATTGATGGGTCGTAGGGGATGCAACATACATGATGGTTCAAAGAATTTTAACAAAGTGTGGGACCACGGAGGGTATCGACGACCCATAGATCGAATCACAGACCGTTATGTACATCCGTCATTTATGATTAGAAATTTGAAGTTCTATTACTTAAAACGTAGAGGAAAGTGACGAAACGTAGTCAAGTCCATAGAGAATAGGTCCAACCATCGTCTCAAGTCCCTAAAATAATTTCCAAGTGTTGATCCACGAAGGAGATCATGGACCGTACGTGGATCCACAGTCATTAGCTTCTGTCTTTGATTGAAACCGCATCTAACctattattatcttattttcaTTCCTACTTGGTTTCGTATTTGTGTTCTATgaatattagtttttatttacatttttgaGGGTTATACATTAttgtatatttatgttttggatttttggaattatttttctaacacttaacaatttattttctaGAACCTAGTTTATGCAAATTTCACTTTGAATCTCAttgtaagttcatgaattcttttaATCTAATTATGAATTCTAAACTCTCAATTATGAGTGActaatccacaactagggttgttagaaccatgaacaattaacaaagtATGAATAATAACTAAGTAATTGAATAGTGTTTATGCATGTATTGTTAATCTTCTTATTTAGAACTCTTTGTAGCGGCTCACATTTTTATAACTCACCTCATTCCTACTTGAAATTACCAAGGGGAGAAAAAGATTTTGCAACAAGGCTAATCCTTAACACTAGAATATGAAAAGTACACGGAATCAAGGCTAATCCTTAACACCCTATGATCGTTAATCGAGAAGAACTTTGAGGAAAATAAGTACACAACAATCTAATTGTAGAGGGGTCTACAAGATTGTCACATCCCAAGGCTAACCCGAAAAATGGACATGGACCTAAGATCAGAACCGAGCTAACCCTACTGGAATGACATGAGTATAATGAGAGTAAAAATAACTGATGCGGATACTAATAGTAAAGTATATCTAAAATGATTTGGGAATACCCAAGTACAAAACTAAACATATTAAATCTGAGAATTCAACACAAAGAAATATCAAACTCGGAATACTAATTTAACTATAATGATGTCTTAAAATTGCCTCTAACTAGCTAGATATTATTGGGACATGCCCCTGCTATGTctagaaaaattgaaactaaaggggtgaatttttttaaaataacaaatgtaTTGTCCTCGAAGGATGAGGATTCAACGCTGATGTTGTTGAACTTGAGACGGGGAATCAATCTAATGTGATCTAGATGCTAAGAACCTAAACTCACATCACAAAAAAATGTAGCGCAGACTGTGCggtagtacttgaaaggtactgagcatgcaagataaagtaaagttgaaataaacaTAGAACTGAACAAGCAAACAAGAGTATAATTTAAACATGATATAGATACCGAGTAATGAGCTAGCTGAATGCAATAACCAAATCATAACATGTTGAGACTAAATACTGACTATACTAAAATGTTGTCAATACAATGGGGTCTGAGTGAACTATGGGAGCTATTACTAagcgataataaaaccacatgagataaatgtGGATTCCAATGTATATACCACATACAAGGGACCCAACATACCCGACTAAAGGTGTAGGCGCATTCTGGTGTTATCAGTAAAATGATGCCCTCATATGCGACTTAAAACCTACGTTGCTCGTAGTTCTTGGACTATGTGGATGATTGACCCTAGTATAAATCAGtcttatgctactcccaatttATTAAATGACTAGCGTATTATAACTGAATTACTCTgatgtaacactttgaaaattcaAGACATGT
This DNA window, taken from Solanum lycopersicum chromosome 5, SLM_r2.1, encodes the following:
- the LOC101247027 gene encoding WRKY transcription factor 22-like; its protein translation is MENDHWDIGEIERSCNMNKSNNVVAPKLGLKASHVWNYFDRVLAPGMNSFNGSSESVSLDFSIARQERSYDQVSNQQFYLHSIQPVQFFQQIVVPQSRTTVSCVPPTTTQQEWIDLQQQLDIGAKIHPNFASSMKSPLTQSTTRKNQSIRLTYKLSQEELTNDKWAWRKYGQKNIKGSPFPRNYYKCSTSKQCEEKKQIEKSSKDENIFFVSCSGDHNHDPPMSRRYLASFKNNSKFKLPKSINIFPKESIFNASSSSSKRIKHSTNVASSIIGTKPPLEIRSKNKMFFAVVQNKGDGNEKVHMNEDIFMGIEEHQIVTTST